In Polaromonas sp. JS666, one genomic interval encodes:
- a CDS encoding efflux RND transporter permease subunit yields the protein MSEGRFNLSALAVRERSVTLFLICLISLAGLIAFLKLGRAEDPSFTVKVMTIITAWPGATPQEMQDQVAEKIEKRLQELRWYDRTETYTRPGLAFTTLTLLDTTPPAEVQEQFYQARKKVGDETGSLPSGVIGPMVNDEYSDVTFALFALKAKGEPQRLLVRDAETLRQRLLHVPGVKKVNIVGEQSERIYVEFSHERLATLGVSPQEVFAGLNSQNALTPAGSVETRGPQVFIRLDGAFDELQKIRDTPVIAQGRTLKLSDIATIRRGHEDPSTFLVRNGGEPALLLGIVMRDGWNGLDLGKALDKEVAAVNADLPLGMSLTKVTDQAVNISSAVDEFMVKFFAALLVVMVVCFVSMGWRVGIVVAAAVPLTLAAVFVVMLATGKNFDRITLGSLILGLGLLVDDAIIAIEMMVVKMEEGYSRIAASAYAWSHTAAPMLSGTLVTAVGFMPNGFARSTAGEYTSNMFWIVGIALIASWVVAVIFTPYLGVKLLPELKPAEGGHEALYDTPRYNRFRRFLGRVIARKWLVAASVVGLFVVAILGMAVVKKQFFPISDRPEVLIEVQMPYGTAIVQTSAATSKVEAWLAQQKEARIVTAYVGQGAPRFYFSMGPELPDPSFAKIVVRTDNQDEREALKHRLRQAIADGLAPEARLRVTQLVFGPYSPFPVAYRVTGPDPDKLREIAAEVQQVMAASPMMRTVNTDWGMRTPALHLTLQQDRLQAVGLTSSAVAQQLQFFLTGVPITFVREDIRTVQVVARAAGEVRLDPARVGDFTLAGANGQRIPLSQLGKADIRMEEPVMRRRDRMPTITVRGDIAEGLQPPDVSAAITRQLQPVMDKLPSGYRIDQAGSIEESGKATVAMLPIFPIMLAFTLLIIILQVRSISAMVMVFLTSPLGLIGVVPTLLLFQQPFGINALVGLIALSGILMRNTLILIGQIRHNEEEGLAPFHAVVEATVQRARPVVLTALAAILAFIPLTHSVFWGTLAYTLIGGTFAGTVLTLVFLPAMYSIWFKIRPATEADPR from the coding sequence ATGAGCGAAGGCCGTTTCAACCTGTCGGCGCTCGCCGTGCGCGAGCGCTCCGTCACCCTGTTCCTGATCTGCCTGATCTCGTTGGCAGGGCTCATTGCGTTCCTCAAGCTGGGCCGGGCGGAAGACCCGTCCTTTACCGTCAAGGTGATGACAATCATTACGGCCTGGCCAGGGGCAACCCCTCAGGAAATGCAGGACCAGGTCGCCGAGAAGATTGAAAAGCGGCTGCAGGAATTGCGTTGGTACGACCGTACCGAGACCTATACCAGACCGGGCCTGGCCTTCACGACCTTGACCTTGCTCGATACCACGCCGCCCGCGGAAGTGCAGGAGCAGTTCTACCAGGCCCGCAAGAAGGTCGGAGACGAAACCGGCAGCCTTCCGTCCGGCGTGATCGGGCCGATGGTCAACGATGAATATTCAGACGTCACCTTTGCCCTGTTCGCGCTCAAGGCCAAAGGCGAGCCGCAGCGCTTGCTGGTGCGCGATGCGGAGACGCTGCGCCAGCGGTTGCTGCACGTACCAGGCGTCAAGAAAGTCAACATCGTCGGCGAGCAGTCCGAGCGCATCTACGTCGAGTTCTCGCACGAGCGCTTGGCAACGCTGGGCGTCAGCCCGCAGGAGGTGTTTGCCGGGCTCAATAGTCAAAACGCCCTGACGCCCGCGGGTTCGGTGGAAACCAGGGGCCCGCAAGTGTTCATCCGCTTGGATGGCGCGTTCGACGAGCTGCAGAAGATCCGCGATACGCCGGTCATTGCGCAGGGACGCACTCTGAAGCTGTCGGACATCGCCACGATCAGGCGTGGCCATGAAGACCCTTCAACTTTCCTGGTCCGCAATGGCGGTGAACCCGCGCTGCTGCTCGGCATCGTCATGCGCGATGGGTGGAACGGGCTCGACCTCGGCAAGGCGCTGGACAAAGAGGTGGCGGCGGTCAACGCCGATCTGCCACTCGGTATGAGTTTGACAAAAGTCACGGACCAGGCGGTCAACATCAGCTCGGCGGTCGATGAATTCATGGTCAAGTTCTTCGCCGCTCTGCTGGTGGTCATGGTGGTGTGCTTTGTCAGCATGGGTTGGCGGGTCGGTATCGTGGTCGCCGCAGCCGTGCCGCTGACGCTAGCGGCTGTCTTCGTGGTGATGCTCGCGACCGGCAAGAACTTCGACCGCATCACGCTGGGCTCGCTGATCCTGGGCCTGGGCCTGCTGGTGGACGACGCCATCATTGCGATCGAAATGATGGTGGTGAAGATGGAGGAAGGCTACAGCCGCATCGCCGCCTCCGCCTATGCCTGGAGCCATACTGCCGCGCCCATGCTTTCGGGCACGCTGGTCACGGCCGTCGGTTTCATGCCGAACGGTTTCGCCCGGTCGACCGCGGGGGAATACACCAGCAATATGTTCTGGATCGTCGGTATCGCGCTGATCGCTTCGTGGGTGGTCGCCGTGATCTTCACACCCTATCTGGGCGTCAAACTGCTGCCCGAACTCAAGCCGGCCGAGGGCGGCCACGAGGCGCTCTACGACACGCCGCGCTACAACCGCTTTCGCCGATTTCTGGGCCGTGTGATCGCGCGCAAGTGGCTGGTCGCCGCTTCCGTCGTGGGTCTGTTCGTGGTGGCCATCCTCGGCATGGCGGTCGTCAAAAAGCAGTTCTTTCCGATCTCCGACCGGCCCGAAGTGCTGATCGAGGTGCAGATGCCCTATGGCACGGCTATCGTCCAGACCAGCGCCGCCACGTCGAAAGTGGAAGCCTGGCTGGCCCAGCAAAAGGAAGCCAGGATCGTCACCGCCTACGTCGGCCAGGGCGCGCCGCGCTTTTACTTCTCGATGGGGCCGGAGCTGCCCGATCCATCGTTTGCGAAGATCGTGGTGCGCACCGACAACCAGGACGAGCGCGAGGCGCTGAAACACCGGCTGCGGCAGGCCATCGCCGACGGTCTTGCCCCGGAGGCGCGGCTGCGTGTTACCCAGCTCGTATTCGGACCTTATTCGCCGTTCCCGGTAGCCTACCGGGTCACCGGCCCCGATCCCGACAAGTTGCGCGAGATTGCGGCAGAAGTGCAACAGGTCATGGCCGCCAGTCCGATGATGCGCACCGTCAACACCGACTGGGGCATGCGCACGCCCGCTCTGCATCTCACCTTGCAACAGGACCGGTTGCAGGCCGTCGGGCTGACCTCCAGCGCGGTGGCGCAACAACTGCAATTCTTTCTGACGGGAGTTCCCATCACCTTCGTGCGCGAAGATATCCGTACGGTGCAGGTAGTCGCTCGCGCGGCCGGCGAGGTGCGGCTCGACCCCGCCAGGGTCGGCGATTTCACGCTGGCTGGCGCCAACGGGCAGCGAATCCCCCTGTCGCAACTGGGCAAGGCCGACATACGCATGGAGGAACCCGTCATGCGGCGGCGCGACCGCATGCCCACGATCACCGTCCGCGGCGACATCGCCGAAGGCTTGCAGCCACCGGACGTGTCGGCAGCAATTACCCGGCAGCTTCAGCCTGTCATGGACAAGTTGCCGAGCGGCTATCGCATTGATCAGGCGGGCTCCATCGAAGAATCAGGCAAGGCGACGGTCGCGATGCTGCCGATCTTCCCCATCATGCTGGCATTCACCCTGCTCATCATCATCTTGCAGGTGCGCTCAATCTCCGCGATGGTCATGGTTTTTCTGACCAGCCCGCTGGGACTGATCGGCGTAGTGCCGACCCTGCTTCTGTTCCAGCAGCCATTCGGCATCAATGCGCTGGTCGGGTTGATTGCGTTGTCGGGAATCCTGATGCGCAATACGCTGATATTGATCGGGCAGATCCGCCACAACGAAGAGGAGGGACTGGCTCCATTCCACGCGGTCGTCGAGGCTACTGTGCAGCGAGCCCGGCCGGTGGTCTTGACAGCCCTGGCTGCGATCCTGGCCTTCATCCCACTGACCCACTCGGTGTTCTGGGGCACCCTCGCTTACACGCTGATCGGCGGCACCTTCGCCGGGACGGTGCTGACTTTGGTGTTCCTGCCGGCCATGTATTCCATCTGGTTCAAGATCCGCCCGGCAACAGAAGCTGATCCGCGCTGA
- a CDS encoding oxidoreductase: MSKSIVVVVTGVSSGIGRVAAEKFARRGCQVFGTVRSIAKAKPMSGVELIEMDVRDDASVQRAIQSIIDQVGCIDVLVNNAGMNMIGAVEETTTGEAASLFDTNVFGILRTTQAVLPHMRAQHHGRIVNVSSVLGFLPAPYMGLYSASKHAVEGLSETLDHEVRQFGIRVTLVEPSYTKTNLEASSPQAKSKIADYDRERDIVSRSVADSVNGAPEPSEVANTIVEAALGTWRMRRTPAGQAFLLSKLRRFMPAGPVDASLRKMLGLA; the protein is encoded by the coding sequence ATGTCGAAATCTATCGTTGTCGTTGTTACTGGCGTGTCATCGGGCATCGGACGTGTCGCCGCAGAAAAGTTCGCGCGGCGAGGATGCCAGGTGTTCGGCACCGTGCGCAGCATCGCCAAAGCGAAACCAATGTCCGGCGTCGAACTCATCGAGATGGACGTTCGCGACGACGCTTCCGTTCAACGCGCTATCCAATCCATCATCGACCAGGTTGGCTGTATCGACGTATTGGTCAACAACGCGGGAATGAACATGATCGGCGCGGTGGAGGAAACAACGACCGGCGAGGCCGCATCCCTGTTCGACACCAACGTGTTCGGCATATTGCGCACCACACAGGCGGTGCTCCCGCACATGCGAGCGCAACACCACGGAAGGATCGTCAATGTCAGCTCCGTGCTTGGCTTTCTCCCGGCTCCGTACATGGGGCTTTATTCGGCCTCCAAGCATGCTGTGGAAGGGCTGTCTGAAACCCTGGATCATGAGGTGCGTCAGTTCGGCATCCGCGTAACATTGGTCGAGCCGTCTTATACCAAGACCAATCTGGAGGCCAGCTCGCCTCAGGCAAAGTCAAAAATCGCGGACTATGACCGCGAACGCGACATCGTCTCGCGCTCTGTGGCTGATAGCGTCAACGGCGCACCCGAACCCTCTGAGGTGGCAAACACGATCGTCGAAGCGGCGCTTGGCACCTGGCGTATGCGCCGCACTCCGGCTGGACAGGCATTCCTCTTGAGTAAATTGCGCCGCTTCATGCCTGCAGGCCCTGTCGATGCCAGCCTGAGGAAAATGCTCGGCCTAGCCTGA
- a CDS encoding c-type cytochrome, translating into MAKTLSFARTLAAHGFLACMVWAAAGPALAAAPFEDTIAQRTLACTACHGPQGRAAPDGYYPRLAGKPAGYLYNQLLNFRDGRRHYGLMTQLLDPLSDAYLMEIAQYFSTLDVPYPAPLPTKASVEVLRHGERLVMQGDAARQVPACVQCHGQAMTGVAPNVPGLLGLPRDYLNAQLGAWKAGQRRAHAPDCMKDVVARLSLEDINAASSWLAAQPLPASSKPASALPALAPGARPIDCGSAPQALSADAAPPKAVK; encoded by the coding sequence ATGGCAAAAACGCTCTCTTTCGCGCGCACGCTGGCGGCGCACGGCTTCCTGGCGTGCATGGTTTGGGCGGCCGCCGGCCCCGCCCTGGCCGCCGCGCCGTTTGAAGACACCATCGCCCAGCGCACCCTGGCCTGCACCGCCTGCCATGGACCGCAAGGCCGTGCGGCACCCGACGGCTACTACCCGCGCCTGGCCGGGAAACCCGCCGGCTACCTCTACAACCAGTTGCTCAATTTCCGCGACGGGCGGCGCCACTACGGCCTGATGACGCAGCTGCTGGACCCGCTGAGCGACGCCTACCTGATGGAGATCGCGCAATACTTTTCAACGCTCGACGTGCCCTACCCCGCGCCGCTGCCCACCAAGGCCTCCGTCGAGGTCTTGCGCCACGGCGAGCGCCTGGTGATGCAGGGCGACGCAGCGCGGCAAGTGCCGGCCTGCGTGCAGTGCCACGGCCAGGCTATGACCGGCGTGGCGCCCAACGTTCCGGGCCTGCTCGGCCTGCCGCGCGACTACCTCAATGCCCAGCTGGGCGCCTGGAAAGCCGGCCAGCGCCGCGCCCACGCGCCTGACTGCATGAAGGACGTGGTGGCACGCCTGTCCCTGGAAGACATCAACGCGGCCTCGAGCTGGCTGGCCGCGCAGCCGCTGCCCGCCAGCAGCAAACCGGCAAGCGCCTTGCCCGCACTGGCGCCGGGTGCCCGGCCCATCGACTGCGGCAGCGCGCCGCAAGCGCTGTCCGCCGATGCAGCGCCACCGAAGGCCGTGAAATGA
- a CDS encoding c-type cytochrome — protein MKKIIKPVLAVSLLVAGLAALVWTLNVRDEVDVKAPMATAGASDSLIARGAYLARAGNCMTCHTARGGQNYAGGLGIATPFGTVFTSNLTPDDKTGIGTWSSAHFWRAMHNGRSKSGRLLYPAFPYPSYTQATREDSDAIFAYLNSLPAVAQPNRPHELRFPYQSQAALAVWRALYFKPGVYEPDTRRSADWNRGAYLVKGLGHCSACHTARNVMGASDEGVDLAGGLIPMQNWYAPSLASSAEAGVGEWDREHIVSLLKNGVSPRASATGPMAEVVLRSTQYLSDDDLGAMALFLKELAAAPSANGTAPASGTPAIPGARGAKLYELHCAQCHGAKGQGVPHAYPALAGNRAVTMPSGVNLVQIVLNGGYAPATAGNPRPYGMPPFVLVLGDSEIAAVLTHIRGSWGNQASEITPIEVNRMRANQGR, from the coding sequence ATGAAAAAAATAATCAAGCCCGTGCTCGCAGTGAGCCTGCTGGTCGCCGGTCTTGCCGCGCTGGTCTGGACCCTGAATGTGCGTGACGAGGTGGACGTGAAGGCGCCCATGGCGACTGCCGGAGCCAGCGACAGCCTGATCGCCCGCGGTGCCTACCTGGCGCGTGCCGGCAACTGCATGACCTGCCACACGGCGCGCGGCGGCCAGAACTATGCGGGCGGGCTCGGCATCGCCACACCCTTTGGCACCGTGTTCACCTCCAACCTCACGCCCGATGACAAAACCGGTATCGGCACCTGGTCGTCAGCACACTTCTGGCGCGCCATGCACAACGGGCGCTCCAAAAGCGGCCGCCTGCTGTACCCGGCATTCCCCTACCCCAGTTACACGCAGGCCACGCGCGAGGATTCGGACGCGATCTTTGCCTACCTGAACAGCCTGCCCGCCGTGGCGCAGCCCAACCGCCCCCACGAGCTGCGGTTTCCCTACCAGTCGCAAGCGGCACTGGCGGTATGGCGGGCACTGTATTTCAAGCCCGGCGTCTACGAGCCAGACACCCGCCGCAGCGCCGATTGGAACCGCGGAGCCTACCTGGTGAAAGGCCTGGGCCACTGCAGTGCCTGCCACACCGCACGCAACGTGATGGGGGCCAGCGACGAAGGCGTCGACCTCGCGGGGGGCCTGATCCCGATGCAAAACTGGTACGCCCCCTCGCTCGCGTCATCCGCTGAAGCCGGGGTGGGCGAATGGGACCGCGAGCACATCGTGAGCCTGCTCAAGAACGGCGTGTCGCCACGCGCCTCGGCCACCGGACCGATGGCCGAGGTCGTGCTGCGCAGCACGCAGTACCTGAGCGACGACGACCTGGGTGCCATGGCACTGTTCCTCAAGGAGCTTGCGGCAGCCCCCTCGGCGAACGGGACAGCGCCTGCTTCCGGCACTCCGGCCATTCCCGGGGCACGGGGCGCCAAACTGTACGAGCTGCATTGCGCCCAGTGCCACGGCGCCAAGGGCCAGGGCGTGCCCCATGCCTACCCGGCGCTCGCAGGCAACCGCGCAGTGACCATGCCCTCTGGCGTCAACCTGGTGCAGATCGTGCTCAACGGCGGTTACGCGCCCGCCACCGCTGGCAACCCGCGCCCTTATGGCATGCCGCCGTTTGTGCTGGTTCTGGGCGACAGTGAGATCGCGGCGGTCCTCACCCATATCCGCGGCTCGTGGGGCAACCAGGCCAGCGAAATCACGCCGATCGAAGTGAACCGCATGCGCGCCAACCAGGGGCGGTGA
- a CDS encoding MFS transporter, translated as MSLHSLSVHSASDLFGQRAFMRMWLARLFGTTGNQMLMVAVGWQMYELTGSAWDLGLVGLYQFVPALLFTLLAGHVADRVHRGRIIAACLVAQAAVALLLVAATQGWAHPGTSSGWVSRELLLGVSVVLGVARAFQMPAQQALTPMLVPPAMLPRAMAFSSAGMQAAVIGGPALGGVIFVAGATAVYAACAALFATGCVLIAVLRYDHVPPPREPVSLRTLLAGAEFVWQRKALLGAVSLDLFAVLLGGAVALLPMFAKDILHVGPWGLGLLRAAPAVGALLTSAVLTRWPLARRVGHTMLAAVALYGVCMVVFGLSTSFALSLVVLAISGGADMVSVVVRQTLMQIETPNVMRGRVSAVNSVFIGASNQLGEFESGATAALLGPVGSVVAGGIGTLLVAALWLKWFPALAHRDRMTS; from the coding sequence ATGTCCCTACACAGCCTCTCCGTTCACAGCGCCTCCGATCTTTTTGGCCAGCGTGCCTTCATGCGCATGTGGCTTGCGCGGCTGTTCGGCACCACGGGTAACCAGATGCTCATGGTGGCGGTGGGCTGGCAAATGTATGAGCTCACCGGCAGCGCCTGGGATCTGGGGCTGGTCGGCCTCTATCAATTTGTGCCGGCGCTGCTGTTCACGTTGCTGGCCGGCCATGTGGCCGACCGGGTGCACCGCGGCCGCATCATTGCTGCCTGCCTGGTCGCCCAGGCCGCTGTGGCCCTGTTGCTGGTGGCGGCCACGCAGGGCTGGGCGCACCCGGGCACGTCGTCGGGCTGGGTGTCGCGTGAACTGCTGCTGGGGGTGTCGGTGGTGCTGGGGGTGGCCCGGGCCTTCCAGATGCCGGCGCAGCAGGCCCTCACCCCCATGCTGGTGCCGCCTGCCATGCTGCCGCGCGCCATGGCCTTCAGTTCGGCCGGCATGCAGGCGGCCGTGATTGGCGGGCCGGCGCTGGGGGGCGTGATCTTCGTGGCGGGCGCCACGGCGGTGTATGCCGCCTGCGCTGCCCTTTTTGCCACGGGCTGCGTGCTGATTGCGGTCCTTCGTTACGACCATGTGCCGCCGCCGCGCGAGCCTGTTTCGCTGCGCACGCTGCTGGCCGGTGCGGAGTTTGTGTGGCAGCGCAAGGCCTTGCTGGGCGCGGTGTCGCTGGACCTGTTTGCCGTGCTGCTGGGCGGCGCCGTTGCGTTGCTGCCCATGTTTGCCAAAGACATCCTGCATGTGGGGCCCTGGGGCCTGGGCTTGCTGCGTGCGGCCCCGGCGGTGGGCGCCTTGCTGACTTCGGCGGTGCTCACGCGCTGGCCGCTGGCACGGCGCGTCGGGCATACCATGCTTGCGGCGGTGGCGCTTTACGGGGTGTGCATGGTGGTGTTCGGCCTGTCCACCAGCTTTGCCCTGTCGCTCGTGGTGCTGGCGATCTCGGGCGGCGCCGACATGGTGAGTGTGGTGGTGCGGCAGACGCTGATGCAGATTGAAACACCCAACGTCATGCGCGGCCGGGTCAGTGCGGTCAATTCGGTGTTTATTGGCGCGTCCAACCAGCTCGGCGAGTTTGAGTCGGGCGCGACGGCCGCGCTGCTCGGCCCCGTGGGCTCGGTGGTGGCCGGCGGCATCGGGACCTTGCTGGTGGCCGCGTTGTGGCTGAAGTGGTTTCCCGCGCTGGCTCACCGCGACCGGATGACTTCCTGA